One window of Campylobacter avium LMG 24591 genomic DNA carries:
- the argC gene encoding N-acetyl-gamma-glutamyl-phosphate reductase, translating into MSKIKLGVLGSNGYVGYELVRLLLNHEAVEIKYLSSRTHKGKKYYELYPNLYGKIDLEFEDVNLEKCKELDLLFCATPQGFCASIINENLLKSTKIIDLSADFRIKNAKVYEQYYKIEHKAKDFLNEAVYGLCEIHRNEIKKARLIANPGCYTTCSILSLYPLVKENLIDKDFIIIDAKSGTSGAGKEAKLDSLFCEVNENIKAYGLKTHRHTPEIEQELSLALNDEVVLQFTPHLIPMQRGILSTSYVRLKEKLSEEEVRAIYEKYYKDEHFIRLLPKDILPQSKFVRGSNYVDINISLDTRTNNLLVLASLDNLIKGAAGQAIQNMNILFNLDEKTGLQGLAEI; encoded by the coding sequence ATGTCAAAAATAAAGCTTGGGGTGCTAGGTTCAAATGGCTATGTGGGTTATGAGTTAGTAAGGCTTTTGCTAAATCACGAAGCAGTGGAGATAAAATACCTAAGCTCAAGAACACATAAGGGTAAAAAATACTACGAGCTTTATCCAAATTTATACGGCAAGATAGATTTAGAATTTGAGGATGTAAATTTAGAAAAATGCAAGGAGCTTGACCTGCTTTTTTGCGCCACTCCTCAGGGCTTTTGTGCAAGTATAATTAACGAAAATTTGCTTAAAAGTACAAAAATAATAGATTTAAGTGCTGATTTTAGGATAAAAAATGCAAAAGTATATGAGCAGTACTACAAGATAGAGCACAAAGCAAAAGACTTTTTAAACGAGGCCGTGTATGGTTTGTGCGAAATTCATAGAAACGAGATAAAAAAAGCTAGATTGATAGCAAATCCAGGCTGCTACACCACCTGTTCCATACTAAGTCTTTATCCTTTAGTAAAGGAAAATTTGATTGATAAAGACTTCATCATAATAGACGCAAAAAGTGGCACAAGCGGTGCTGGAAAGGAAGCAAAGCTTGATTCCTTATTTTGCGAGGTAAATGAAAATATCAAAGCTTACGGCTTAAAAACACATCGTCACACACCAGAGATAGAGCAAGAGCTTTCTTTGGCCTTAAATGATGAAGTAGTGCTTCAATTCACCCCTCATCTAATACCTATGCAAAGGGGAATTTTAAGCACTTCTTATGTAAGACTTAAAGAAAAGTTAAGTGAAGAGGAAGTAAGAGCGATATATGAAAAATACTATAAAGATGAGCATTTTATAAGATTGCTTCCAAAAGACATCTTGCCTCAAAGCAAATTTGTAAGAGGCAGCAACTATGTAGATATCAACATCAGCCTTGATACAAGAACTAATAATTTGCTTGTTTTAGCCTCTCTTGACAATCTAATCAAAGGTGCGGCAGGGCAAGCCATACAAAACATGAATATACTTTTTAATCTTGACGAAAAGACAGGATTACAAGGGCTAGCAGAAATTTAA